Proteins encoded by one window of Agelaius phoeniceus isolate bAgePho1 chromosome 5, bAgePho1.hap1, whole genome shotgun sequence:
- the GCC1 gene encoding GRIP and coiled-coil domain-containing protein 1: MEKFGMNFGGGPSRKELLETIETQKQQLLRFQARLKDVVHAYKSLLKEKEALEASLKALSVSQDGELAVPPPAAGDSPDDRSSEHSEDSAGTAASADTAASPPRGDEEDKPAAAPAPRAEEPSGAEGGELCSGEPERRLQQLKAQLATLTGALATVTQEKSRMEASYQAERRQMKQELEEAAGRARAEAERLQELQEQLAQTRGRLLEQQREREREQGDHGLMLRELQELLRAERDARCAAERELQQAREALAGTASTAERAQGHEQQARQLSQELEELRRELQGVREENSRADPRIQELQEEMAGLKNHFQLQLVQEMKKTAQAEEQLRQRSQREEQRVAELEAQVSQVSELLGTYEKAKQRDQGTIQRLKDRIVQLDLENKTLAIAASSRSLGEVAVEEATLDVSVLKEKMEKLRKLLQAAAGKGPEAEEPQEPETAPGGGDGNGDKAQGGHCQQELRQLKEEFERYKVRAQQVLKSKASKDVGLAKELEEAREQLAELQDKNVLLQLAADDTEKRHRQELEARKQELSQLQQLHRQELERCQLQFRERALRLEEEMHKQRDRALAVLAEKDRELEQLRALTLPHGPKGCRDGGPGPGDAPSQDSSEILPQELQLCSGSEPTFFLYAEQLARKEVEIAALRKHRHRLEVQLHQLQGRALAEEDRHREEVAALRDEIQKNCRDKSREGANLEYLKNVVYRFLTLPDARGRQQTLTAILAILHFSPEEKLSIAKSSAHGSWWPHGKR; the protein is encoded by the exons ATGGAGAAGTTCGGGATGAACTTCGGGGGCGGCcccagcaggaaggagctgctggagaccATCGAGAcgcagaagcagcagctcctgcgcTTCCAGGCGCGCCTCAAGGACGTCGTCCACGCCTACAAGAGCCtgctgaaggagaaggaggcGCTGGAAGCCAGCCTGAAAGCGCTCTCCGTGTCCCAAGATGGGGAGCTGGCCGtgcccccgcccgcagccggGGACTCCCCGGACGACCGGAGCTCGGAGCACAGCGAGGACAGCGCGGGGACGGCCGCCAGCGCGGACACCGCGGCCAGCCCGCCCAGGGGGGACGAGGAGGACAAacccgcggccgcccccgccccgagAGCCGAGGAGCCGAGCGGCGCCGAGGGCGGGGAGCTGTGTTCCGGCGAGCCCGAGCGGcggctgcagcagctgaaggcGCAGCTGGCCACGCTGACGGGTGCGCTGGCCACGGTGACGCAGGAGAAGTCGCGCATGGAGGCCTCGTACCAGGCGGAGCGGCGGCAGAtgaagcaggagctggaggaggcggCAGGGCGGGCGCGGGCCGAGGCGGAgcggctgcaggagctgcaggagcagctggcccAGACCCGCGGCCGCCTCCTGGAGCAACAGCGCGAGCGGGAGCGCGAGCAGGGCGACCACGGGCTGATGCTGCgcgagctgcaggagctgctgcgcGCCGAGCGCGACGCGCGCTGCGCCGCCGAGCgggagctgcagcaggcccGGGAGGCgctggctggcactgccagcaccgCGGAGCGAGCCCAGGGCCACGAGCAGCAGGCGCggcagctgagccaggagctggaggagctgcgcagggagctgcagggcgtGCGCGAGGAGAACAGCAGGGCCGACCCACGgatccaggagctgcaggaggagatggcCGGCCTCAAGAACcacttccagctgcagctggtgcaggagATGAAGAAG acagcccaggctgaggagcagctccgGCAGCGCTCGCAGCGGGAGGAGCAGCGCGTGGCCGAGCTGGAggcccaggtgtcccaggtgtctgagcTGCTGGGCACCTACGAGAAGGCCAAGCAGAGGGACCAGGGCACCATCCAGAGGCTCAAGGACCGCATCGTGCAGCTGGACCTTGAGAACAAGACCTTGGCCATCGCCGCCTCCAGCCGCTCCCTGGGCGAGGTGGCCGTGGAGGAGGCCACCCTGGACGTGAGCGTGCTCaaggagaagatggagaagcTGCGGAAGCTCCTGCAGGCAGCGGCTGGGAAGGGCCCGGAGGCGGAGGAGCCACAGGAACCGGAGACGGCCCCGGGCGGCGGGGACGGGAACGGGGACAAGGCCCAGGGCGGGCAttgccagcaggagctgaggcagctcaAGGAGGAGTTTGAGCGCTACAAGGTGAGGGCGCAGCAGGTGCTCAAGAGCAAGGCCAGCAAGGACGTGGGCCTGGccaaggagctggaggaggcgCGGGAGCAGCTGGCGGAGCTCCAGGACAAGAacgtgctgctgcagctggccGCGGACGACACGGAGAAGCGGCAccggcaggagctggaggccaggaagcaggagctgtcccagctgcagcagctgcaccgGCAGGAGCTGGAGCGGTGCCAGCTGCAGTTCCGGGAGCGGGCGCTGCGCCTGGAGGAGGAGATGCACAAGCAGCGGGACCGGGCGCTGGCCGTGCTGGCCGAGAAGGAccgggagctggagcagctccgcGCCCTCACGCTGCCCCACGGCCCCAAGGGCTGCCGGGacggcggccccggcccgggggACGCTCCCAGCCAGGATTCCTCGGAGatcctgccccaggagctgcagctgtgctccGGCTCCGAGCCCACCTTCTTCCTGTACGCGGAGCAGCTGGCGCGCAAGGAGGTGGAGATCGCGGCGCTGCGCAAGCACCGGCACCGGCTGGAGGTGCagctgcaccagctgcagggcagggccctGGCCGAGGAGGACCGGCACCGCGAGGAGGTGGCAGCACTGCGGGACGAGATCCAGAAGAACTGCCGGGAtaagagcagggaaggagccaaCCTGGAGTACCTGAAGAACGTGGTGTACCGGTTCCTGACGCTGCCGGACGCGCGGGGCCGGCAGCAGACGCTCACGGCCATCCTGGCCATCCTGCACTTCAGCCCCGAGGAGAAGCTGAGCATCGCCAAGAGCTCGGCCCACGGCTCCTGGTGGCCCCACGGGAAGAGATGA
- the LOC129119278 gene encoding acrosin-like, with protein MALLWLLILLALAGPVEGTWDTCRGTCGLRPLDSDHSSAGTAGVGGTSVQPGAWPGIVSIQATWENGTWHMCTGVLLSSQWVLTVAHCFARAGGISMWDVVIGATDLRQPGPEAVVRRIQRLLMHQRYVPATARNDIALVELDQPVECSDYIQLGCVPDASLRVSELKSCYIAGWNFARAQGTGMVLQEAKVHLMDTELCNSSRWYAGAVHADNLCAGYPQGGIDTCQGDSGGPLVCKDNRADYFWLVGLNSWGRGCDRARHPGIYTSTQHFYNWILIQTSLSPADISGTAPEPNCAPTPKPELTMASEETPTPGPEEEAQTEPTPVPEPTPELVVPGPELVTDPTSVPELVTEPETVPQPTPEPELVTEPEPVPQPTPEPELVTEPEPVPQPTPELVTDPAPVQVPEPTPEPTPEPTTEPMPEPTTVPTIVPTTVPVPEPSLVPESTREPEEELELVPEPEPELVPEPTPEPTTPPVPEEPAPTPEPGPDRLLLISVPYQSLVQFCNLLRDFLQFLRNQLG; from the exons ATGgctttgctgtggctgctgatcctgctggccctggccgGGCCCGTGGAGggcacctgggacacctgcag AGGCACCTGCGGGCTCCGGCCTTTGGATTCCgaccacagctctgctggcacgGCCGGTGTGGGTGGCACCAGTGTCCAGCCAGGGGCCTGGCCTGGCATTGTCAGCATCCAGGCCACCTGGGAGAACGGCACGTGGCACATGTGCACGGGTGTCCTCCTCAGCTCCCAGTGGGTGCTCACGGTCGCACACTGCTTCGCCAGGGCCGG GGGCATCTCCATGTGGGATGTGGTGATCGGGGCCACAGATCTGAGACAGCCAGGCCCTGAGGCTGTGGTGAGACGCATCCAGAGGCTGCTGATGCACCAGCGCTATGTGCCAGCCACGGCCAGGAACGACATCGCCCTGGTGGAGCTGGACCAGCCCGTGGAGTGCAGCGACTACatccagctgggctgtgtgcccGACGCCTCACTCAGGGTCTCGGAGCTGAAATCCTGCTACATCGCCGGCTGGAACTTTGCCAGAG ctcagggaacaggcatggtgctgcaggaggccaAGGTCCACCTCATGGACACGGAGCTCTGCAACAGCAGCCGGTGGTACGCGGGGGCCGTTCATGCTGACAACCTGTGTGCTGGGTACCCACAGGGCGGCATCGACACCTGCCAG ggggacagcgGCGGTCCCCTCGTCTGCAAGGACAACAGAGCTGACTATTTCTGGCTGGTGGGACTGAACAGCTGGGGAAGAGGCTGTGACAGAGCCAGGCACCCTGGGATCTACACCTCCACTCAGCACTTCTACAACTGGATCCTGATCCAGACAAGCCTGAGCCCTGCGGACATAAGTGGTACAGCACCAGAGCCGAATTGCGCCCCGACTCCTAAGCCAGAGCTCACCATGGCTTCTGAGGAGACTCCGACGCCAGGGCCAGAAGAAGAGGCACAAACAGAGCCAACACCAGTGCCAGAGCCGACGCCAGAGCTGGTGGTGCCGGGGCCAGAGCTGGTCACAGACCCAACATCAGTGCCAGAGCTGGTAACAGAGCCCGAGACAGTGCCACAGCCAACCCCAGAGCCAGAGCTGGTAACAGAGCCCGAGCCAGTGCCACAGCCAACCCCAGAGCCAGAGCTGGTAACAGAGCCCGAGCCAGTGCCACAGCCAACCCCAGAGCTGGTAACAGACCCAGCACCAGTGCAAGTGCCAGAGCCAACACCAGAGCCAACGCCAGAGCCGACGACAGAACCAATGCCAGAGCCGACGACAGTGCCGACAATAGTGCCGACAACAGTGCCGGTGCCAGAGCCATCGCTAGTGCCAGAGTCGACACGAGAGCCAGAGGAGGAGCTAGAGTTGGTGCCCGAGCCGGAGCCAGAGCTGGTGCCAGAGCCGACACCAGAGCCAACCACTCCCCCGGTGCCCGAGGAGCCGGCGCCAACACCGGAACCGGGTCCGGACAGGCTCCTGCTGATCTCGGTGCCGTACCAGAGCCTGGTGCAGTTCTGCAACCTGCTGAGGGATTTCCTGCAGTTCCTGAGGAACCAGCTGGGCTGA